The proteins below come from a single Fusobacterium nucleatum genomic window:
- a CDS encoding DMT family transporter, giving the protein MIVSDKTKGIFWMLVSVLGFTFMGIAVKYLPRIPTYEKVFFRNSVSFILSSYILYRKNEFIKVAKENIPFVFGRSFFGFVGMVANFYALENLTMAEANMLNKLSPVFVTICACIFLKEKVDNKQIIGIILMLMAVVFVIKPSFSPEVIPSLVGLFSAILAGFSYTIIRYLHGKVKSEINVFYFSLLSVVSTFPLMMMNFVKPNLFETFMLIAGIGMSAAMGQFGLTYAYTFAPASEVSIYNYIIIITSMLMDYVLFRTIPDLFSFVGGFIIITTAIYLYLHNKKKEE; this is encoded by the coding sequence GTGATAGTAAGTGATAAAACTAAGGGTATATTTTGGATGCTTGTATCTGTTCTAGGATTTACTTTTATGGGTATAGCTGTAAAGTATTTGCCAAGAATCCCTACCTATGAAAAAGTTTTTTTTAGAAATTCAGTGAGTTTTATACTTTCTTCTTATATATTATACAGGAAAAATGAATTTATAAAAGTAGCTAAGGAAAATATACCTTTTGTTTTTGGAAGATCATTTTTTGGCTTTGTTGGAATGGTAGCAAACTTCTATGCACTTGAAAATTTAACTATGGCAGAAGCCAATATGCTCAATAAACTTTCACCTGTTTTTGTAACAATTTGTGCCTGTATTTTTTTAAAAGAAAAAGTTGATAATAAACAAATTATAGGAATAATTTTAATGCTTATGGCTGTTGTTTTTGTAATAAAGCCAAGTTTTTCACCAGAGGTTATTCCAAGTCTAGTCGGACTTTTTTCTGCAATACTTGCTGGATTTTCATATACTATAATAAGATATTTACATGGTAAAGTTAAATCAGAAATTAATGTATTTTATTTTTCACTTTTATCAGTTGTTTCTACTTTTCCACTAATGATGATGAATTTTGTAAAACCTAATTTATTTGAAACTTTTATGCTTATAGCCGGGATTGGAATGTCTGCTGCTATGGGACAATTTGGACTTACTTATGCTTATACTTTTGCACCTGCATCAGAAGTTTCTATCTATAACTATATTATAATTATAACAAGCATGTTAATGGATTATGTGTTATTTAGAACAATTCCAGATTTATTTAGTTTTGTTGGTGGTTTTATAATTATCACTACTGCAATTTATTTATATTTACATAACAAGAAAAAAGAAGAATAA
- a CDS encoding ABC transporter substrate-binding protein — protein MKKKLLIFLAMVLSALFLVACGGDPDKKSDAAAGGKRDTLVIGMGADAKSLDPHASNDNPSSNVRVQIYDRLMDLDEDGVPQPMLAESWERPDDTTIIFHLRKGVKFHNGDEMKASDVKFSLERALTKPEVSHILTGIKSVEVVDDYTVKVTTEKPMAAILNNLSHTTIAILNEKATTEAGDKFGQNPIGTGPYKFVSWQSGDRITLEAFPDYWRGETPVKNVVFRNIVEETNRTIGLETGELDIIYEIFGIDKNKLKEDERFNFIEGPQVSVTYLGFNLKKAPYDNLKVREAISYAIDQKPIIDTVFLGAGEAANSIIGPNIWGYYDVEKYTQDIEKAKALLAEAGYPNGFKAKIWVNDNPVRRDTAVILQDQLKQIGIDLVIETVEWGAFLDGTARGDHEMYLLGWGTVTRDPDYGMFELISTSTMGAAGNRSFYSNPEVDKLLEAGKIELNPEKRKEIYKQIQEIVRKDLPMYMIVHPLNNVVTKKDIKNFKLDPANSHRLYGISIGE, from the coding sequence ATGAAAAAGAAATTGTTGATATTTTTAGCAATGGTTTTAAGTGCTTTATTTTTAGTAGCTTGTGGTGGAGATCCTGATAAAAAATCAGATGCTGCAGCAGGTGGAAAAAGAGATACATTAGTTATAGGAATGGGTGCAGATGCTAAATCATTAGATCCTCATGCATCAAATGACAATCCATCTTCAAATGTTAGAGTTCAAATTTATGACAGATTAATGGATCTTGATGAAGATGGAGTTCCTCAACCTATGCTGGCTGAATCTTGGGAAAGACCAGATGACACAACTATAATATTCCATTTAAGAAAAGGAGTTAAATTCCATAATGGTGATGAAATGAAAGCGTCAGATGTTAAGTTTTCGTTAGAAAGAGCTTTAACAAAACCAGAAGTTTCTCATATCTTAACTGGAATTAAGTCTGTTGAAGTAGTAGATGATTATACAGTAAAAGTAACTACTGAAAAACCTATGGCAGCTATTTTAAACAACTTATCACATACAACTATTGCCATTTTAAATGAAAAAGCAACTACTGAAGCTGGGGATAAATTTGGGCAAAATCCAATAGGAACAGGACCATATAAATTTGTTTCTTGGCAAAGTGGAGATAGAATAACATTGGAAGCTTTTCCTGATTATTGGAGAGGAGAAACTCCTGTTAAAAATGTAGTTTTTAGAAATATAGTTGAAGAAACAAATAGAACTATTGGGCTAGAAACTGGAGAATTAGATATAATCTATGAAATATTTGGAATAGATAAAAATAAATTAAAAGAAGATGAAAGATTTAACTTTATAGAAGGACCACAAGTATCTGTAACTTATCTTGGATTTAACTTGAAAAAAGCTCCTTATGACAATTTAAAAGTAAGAGAGGCTATATCTTATGCAATAGACCAAAAACCTATAATTGATACTGTATTCTTAGGAGCAGGAGAAGCTGCAAACTCAATAATAGGACCTAATATTTGGGGATACTATGATGTTGAAAAGTATACTCAAGATATAGAAAAAGCAAAAGCATTATTGGCAGAGGCTGGATATCCTAATGGATTTAAAGCAAAAATTTGGGTAAATGATAACCCAGTAAGAAGAGATACAGCAGTTATATTACAAGATCAATTAAAACAAATTGGAATAGATTTAGTAATAGAAACAGTTGAATGGGGAGCATTCCTAGATGGTACTGCAAGAGGAGATCATGAAATGTATTTGTTAGGTTGGGGAACAGTTACAAGAGATCCTGACTATGGTATGTTTGAACTAATAAGTACTTCAACTATGGGAGCAGCAGGAAATAGATCTTTCTATTCTAACCCAGAAGTTGATAAATTATTAGAAGCAGGGAAGATTGAATTAAATCCTGAAAAGAGAAAAGAAATCTATAAGCAAATTCAAGAAATAGTTAGAAAAGATTTGCCTATGTATATGATAGTTCATCCTTTAAACAATGTTGTAACTAAAAAAGATATTAAGAACTTTAAATTGGATCCTGCAAATTCTCATAGATTATATGGAATTTCAATAGGAGAATAG